The Saccharothrix variisporea genome has a segment encoding these proteins:
- a CDS encoding lipase family protein: protein MPIRLLVTLLAALLLSAPTAAADERPPEPSQDAFYTPPSPLPGKPGDILRTRRVDWYPEPFRVFPAPVTTTQVLYRSTSATGTPNAVTGTVLVPPVPWAGGPRPVIAYAMGTQGLADRCAPSYRLRVGEEVEIAFLVQAMLKGWAVVVTDYEGLGTPGTHTYAVGQSEGRALLDAARAATALLQTPDAPVGAFGYSQGGQAAAFAAELQPTYAPDVRLVGVAEGGVPADMAEVARFNDGNLGSGLVVGAAVGYATAYPELPLPLNAHGREVARQVADACVAEMALLAPFTRIDSLTTVPGVIRDPRWQARLAENRLGTVRPAVPVYLYHGTVDELIPYATATGLRDRYCALGADLQWTALPLAGHITAVSVGGANALDWLGERFAGQATRPSC from the coding sequence ATGCCGATCCGACTCCTGGTCACCCTCCTGGCCGCCCTGCTGCTCAGCGCACCCACCGCGGCTGCCGACGAACGTCCGCCGGAGCCGTCCCAGGACGCCTTCTACACCCCGCCCAGCCCCCTGCCCGGCAAGCCCGGCGACATCCTGCGCACCCGCCGAGTCGACTGGTACCCCGAGCCGTTCCGCGTCTTCCCGGCCCCGGTCACGACGACCCAGGTGCTCTACCGCTCCACCTCCGCGACCGGCACGCCCAACGCCGTCACGGGCACCGTCCTGGTCCCGCCCGTGCCCTGGGCCGGCGGCCCCCGTCCGGTGATCGCCTACGCCATGGGCACCCAGGGCCTCGCCGACCGTTGTGCCCCCTCCTACCGGCTGCGCGTCGGCGAAGAGGTGGAAATCGCCTTCCTCGTACAGGCCATGCTGAAGGGCTGGGCGGTGGTGGTGACCGACTACGAAGGTCTCGGCACGCCCGGCACCCACACCTACGCGGTCGGCCAGTCCGAGGGACGGGCCTTGCTCGACGCCGCACGGGCCGCCACGGCACTGCTCCAGACCCCGGACGCCCCGGTCGGCGCGTTCGGCTACTCGCAGGGCGGTCAGGCGGCGGCGTTCGCGGCCGAGCTCCAGCCGACCTACGCGCCGGACGTGCGGTTGGTCGGGGTCGCCGAGGGCGGGGTGCCGGCGGACATGGCCGAGGTCGCGCGGTTCAACGACGGCAACCTCGGGTCGGGGCTCGTGGTCGGTGCGGCGGTCGGGTACGCGACGGCCTACCCGGAGCTGCCGTTGCCGCTCAACGCCCACGGCCGGGAGGTCGCCCGACAGGTCGCCGACGCGTGCGTGGCCGAGATGGCGCTGCTCGCGCCGTTCACCCGGATCGACAGCCTGACCACCGTGCCGGGCGTGATCCGCGACCCGCGCTGGCAGGCCCGGCTCGCCGAGAACCGGCTGGGCACGGTCCGCCCGGCGGTCCCGGTCTACCTGTACCACGGCACGGTCGACGAGCTGATCCCGTACGCCACCGCCACCGGTCTGCGCGACCGGTACTGCGCGCTGGGCGCCGACCTCCAGTGGACCGCCCTGCCGCTGGCCGGCCACATCACGGCGGTCAGCGTCGGCGGTGCCAACGCGTTGGACTGGTTGGGTGAGCGGTTCGCCGGGCAGGCCACCCGACCGTCGTGCTGA
- a CDS encoding TetR/AcrR family transcriptional regulator produces the protein MSRPYAGISQDERRRQRRDRLLLAALDLFTTQGFAQTKIAALCTAAGVSTRNFYEEFKNKERLLLLLHDRVNALALERVTTALAALESRDPGTRISTLLDAFVSSVTADPRVPRLAYVEAVGVNAELERQHQEWVARWADFIEAEARHAAEQGFAPQRDFHLTAIALVGAVTGLLREWQAHDPPLDVADIATEIKSLMLAAITR, from the coding sequence GTGTCCCGTCCGTACGCGGGGATCAGCCAGGACGAACGCCGCCGCCAACGCCGCGACCGCCTGCTGCTGGCCGCGCTGGACCTGTTCACCACACAGGGCTTCGCCCAGACGAAGATCGCGGCCCTGTGCACGGCGGCGGGCGTGTCGACCCGCAACTTCTACGAGGAGTTCAAGAACAAGGAGCGCCTGCTCCTCCTCCTGCACGACCGCGTCAACGCCCTGGCCTTGGAGCGCGTGACCACCGCACTGGCCGCGTTGGAGTCCCGCGACCCCGGCACGCGCATTTCGACCCTGCTGGACGCGTTTGTGTCCTCGGTGACCGCGGACCCCCGCGTGCCCAGGCTGGCTTATGTAGAGGCGGTGGGCGTCAACGCGGAACTGGAGCGGCAGCACCAGGAGTGGGTGGCACGGTGGGCGGACTTCATCGAGGCCGAGGCCCGGCACGCCGCCGAACAGGGTTTCGCGCCCCAACGCGACTTCCACCTGACCGCCATCGCCTTGGTAGGCGCGGTCACCGGTCTGCTGCGCGAGTGGCAGGCCCACGACCCGCCTTTGGACGTGGCCGACATCGCCACGGAGATCAAGTCACTCATGCTCGCCGCGATCACCCGCTGA
- a CDS encoding trypsin-like serine protease codes for MRNTAKKAFALAVGIAATLAAFGGQAHSAPMPPDPGGVTPQVVGGTQAAKGEFPWMVRLSMGCGGAMYTEQLVLTAAHCVNSTGNNTSITATYGVADLQDTSAIKRTSSYVHRSPTYGTSTGGDWALIKLSSPITGASLLPIATTNAYNNGVFDVAGWGATREGGSQSRYLMKAKVDFIDDTTCKNADPYYRDLIFSAEICAGDLANGGVDTCQGDSGGPMFRRDSAGQWIQVGIVSHGNGCARPSNPGVYTEVSTFAAAIKAAADNLGGTPTPPGKTFENGTDVSIPDAGAAVYSNIAVSGLTGNAPSTLKVTVDIKHSWSGDLVIDLVAPDGSTYRLKNSSSSSTPNVNTTYTVNASSELANGTWRLKVQDVYSQDTGYIDIWKLTF; via the coding sequence GTGCGCAACACAGCGAAGAAGGCGTTCGCCCTCGCCGTGGGCATCGCCGCCACCCTGGCCGCGTTCGGCGGCCAAGCCCACTCCGCCCCGATGCCGCCGGACCCGGGCGGCGTCACCCCGCAGGTCGTCGGCGGCACCCAGGCCGCCAAGGGCGAGTTCCCGTGGATGGTCCGCCTGTCCATGGGCTGCGGCGGCGCGATGTACACCGAGCAGCTCGTGCTCACCGCCGCCCACTGCGTGAACAGCACCGGCAACAACACCAGCATCACCGCCACCTACGGCGTCGCGGACCTCCAGGACACCTCGGCGATCAAGCGGACCTCCAGCTACGTCCACCGCTCGCCCACCTACGGCACGTCCACCGGCGGCGACTGGGCGCTGATCAAGCTGTCCAGCCCGATCACCGGCGCGTCCCTGCTGCCCATCGCCACCACCAACGCCTACAACAACGGCGTCTTCGACGTCGCCGGCTGGGGCGCGACCCGCGAGGGCGGCAGCCAGTCCCGGTACCTGATGAAGGCCAAGGTGGACTTCATCGACGACACCACGTGCAAGAACGCCGACCCGTACTACCGCGACCTGATCTTCTCCGCGGAGATCTGCGCCGGCGACCTGGCCAACGGCGGCGTCGACACCTGCCAGGGCGACTCGGGCGGCCCGATGTTCCGCCGCGACAGCGCCGGCCAGTGGATCCAGGTCGGCATCGTCAGCCACGGCAACGGGTGCGCGCGCCCCAGCAACCCGGGCGTCTACACCGAGGTGAGCACCTTCGCGGCGGCGATCAAGGCCGCGGCCGACAACCTCGGCGGCACCCCCACCCCGCCCGGCAAGACCTTCGAGAACGGCACGGACGTGTCGATCCCGGACGCCGGCGCGGCGGTCTACAGCAACATCGCGGTCTCGGGCCTGACCGGCAACGCCCCGTCCACGCTCAAGGTCACCGTCGACATCAAGCACTCGTGGAGCGGCGACCTGGTGATCGACCTGGTGGCGCCGGACGGCTCGACCTACCGCCTGAAGAACTCCAGCAGCTCCAGCACGCCCAACGTGAACACCACCTACACGGTGAACGCGTCGAGCGAGCTCGCCAACGGCACCTGGCGCCTGAAGGTCCAGGACGTCTACAGCCAGGACACCGGTTACATCGACATCTGGAAGCTGACCTTCTGA
- a CDS encoding TetR/AcrR family transcriptional regulator, with amino-acid sequence MPATERRLSTAEERRETVLRTALATFGTKGYYGTTTGEVAKAAGISQAYVYRLFPDKEALFLAVVERCFARIRESLADGVAQASGSSPDAVLFAMGDAYARLIAEENALLLVQMHAQCAAISEPAVREVVQHGYARTVEYVRGVSGATEDLVQMFFARGMLCHLVVAVDAEHVDAPWARTLSNGIRHYA; translated from the coding sequence ATGCCTGCCACCGAACGTCGTCTGTCCACTGCCGAGGAACGCCGGGAGACCGTGCTCCGGACGGCGTTGGCCACGTTCGGCACCAAGGGCTACTACGGCACCACCACCGGCGAAGTCGCGAAGGCCGCCGGGATCTCGCAGGCGTACGTGTACCGCCTGTTCCCCGACAAGGAAGCGCTCTTCCTGGCCGTGGTGGAACGCTGCTTCGCGCGGATCCGGGAAAGCCTCGCCGACGGGGTGGCGCAGGCGTCCGGGAGTTCGCCGGACGCCGTGCTGTTCGCGATGGGTGACGCCTACGCTCGCCTGATCGCCGAAGAGAACGCCTTGCTGCTGGTGCAGATGCACGCCCAGTGCGCGGCGATTTCCGAGCCGGCCGTGCGGGAAGTCGTGCAGCACGGGTACGCGCGGACGGTCGAGTACGTGCGCGGGGTGTCGGGGGCGACGGAAGACCTCGTGCAGATGTTCTTCGCGCGGGGCATGTTGTGCCACCTGGTGGTCGCGGTGGACGCAGAGCACGTCGACGCGCCCTGGGCGCGCACCTTGTCGAACGGGATCCGTCACTACGCGTGA
- a CDS encoding GntR family transcriptional regulator: MIEFRIDRRSGVATYLQLVQQVKHALRLGLVGPGDRLPTAREVVEQTAINPNTVLKAYRELEREGLVEPRPGLGTFVRRSLVTPGVAEDSPLRGDLLEWLDRAQGLGMGREDVEALFRSVVDQRFRS; this comes from the coding sequence GTGATCGAGTTCCGGATCGACCGGCGCTCCGGCGTGGCCACCTACCTCCAGCTCGTGCAGCAGGTCAAGCACGCGCTGCGGCTGGGGCTGGTCGGGCCCGGCGACCGCCTGCCCACCGCCCGCGAGGTGGTGGAGCAGACCGCGATCAACCCGAACACGGTGCTCAAGGCGTACCGGGAACTGGAACGCGAAGGCCTGGTCGAACCGCGACCCGGGCTGGGCACGTTCGTGCGCCGCTCGCTGGTCACGCCGGGCGTGGCCGAGGACTCGCCGTTGCGCGGGGACCTGCTGGAGTGGCTGGACCGGGCGCAGGGGCTGGGCATGGGGCGGGAGGACGTGGAGGCGTTGTTCCGGTCCGTGGTGGACCAGCGGTTCCGATCGTGA
- a CDS encoding ABC transporter ATP-binding protein, translating into MSVAVRARGLGVRYRRDRALRDCSFEVAPGGVTALVGANGAGKSTLLKVAAGLLRPTEGTLEVGGEVGFVAQEKPLYREFTVADMLEFGKRANPRWDDRYAQELVDRVNLPRSRKTGRLSGGQRAYVALVLALARRPDVLLLDEPLAEMDPVTREDAVRSIMVTVAETGAAVLLSSHVVADLAGVCDRLLVLDRGEVRLDDPVDELVDGHRLVVAPRDTDLGAHEVVQSRTGERQLTALVRLRGPLDLPDDQVSTPNLDELVVAYLRRNRAVTA; encoded by the coding sequence GTGAGTGTTGCCGTGCGTGCGCGCGGCCTCGGGGTGCGCTACCGGCGTGACCGGGCGTTGCGCGACTGCTCGTTCGAGGTGGCGCCGGGTGGTGTCACCGCGCTGGTCGGCGCGAACGGCGCGGGCAAGTCCACGCTGCTGAAGGTGGCCGCCGGGCTGCTGCGCCCGACCGAGGGCACGCTGGAGGTGGGCGGCGAGGTCGGGTTCGTGGCGCAGGAGAAGCCGCTGTACCGCGAGTTCACCGTCGCCGACATGCTGGAGTTCGGCAAGCGCGCCAACCCCCGCTGGGACGACCGGTACGCCCAGGAGCTCGTCGACCGGGTGAACCTGCCGCGCAGCCGCAAGACCGGCCGGCTGTCGGGTGGGCAACGCGCCTACGTCGCCCTCGTCCTCGCCCTGGCGCGCCGCCCGGACGTGCTGCTGCTGGACGAACCGCTGGCCGAGATGGACCCGGTGACCCGCGAGGACGCCGTCCGCTCGATCATGGTCACGGTCGCGGAGACGGGGGCGGCCGTGCTGCTGTCCTCGCACGTCGTCGCCGACCTGGCCGGCGTGTGCGACCGGCTGCTGGTGCTCGACCGCGGCGAGGTCCGGCTGGACGACCCGGTGGACGAGCTCGTCGACGGGCACCGGTTGGTCGTCGCCCCGCGCGACACCGACCTGGGCGCGCACGAGGTGGTCCAGTCCCGCACGGGCGAACGGCAGCTCACCGCACTGGTGCGGCTGCGCGGACCGCTCGACCTGCCCGACGACCAGGTGAGCACGCCGAACCTGGACGAGCTGGTCGTGGCCTACCTGCGCCGGAACCGGGCGGTGACCGCGTGA
- a CDS encoding pentapeptide repeat-containing protein, translating to MAERRRRVPVPHTHTVVRDRDWTVNELVGATFERTEFVDVDMADLLNRGSTFRECVFRGVEFNSSTHTEAAFLNCTFVRCEFFDATFTDCKLVGSTFDGGSFDVLRVSGGDWSFTGMPGADLRRASFSGVRLHDVDLSGAKCAGAAFTEVDLSDAWLHGADFSGADLRGADLSGVDPTSVTLTGARIEPEQAVTIALALGFRIG from the coding sequence GTGGCTGAACGTAGACGGCGGGTTCCGGTCCCGCACACCCACACCGTCGTGCGTGATCGGGACTGGACGGTGAACGAGCTGGTCGGCGCGACCTTCGAGCGCACCGAGTTCGTGGACGTCGACATGGCCGACCTGCTCAACCGGGGGTCGACGTTCCGCGAGTGCGTGTTCCGAGGGGTGGAGTTCAACTCCTCCACGCACACCGAGGCCGCGTTCCTCAACTGCACCTTCGTGCGCTGCGAGTTCTTCGACGCCACCTTCACCGACTGCAAGCTGGTCGGCAGCACGTTCGACGGGGGCAGCTTCGACGTGTTGCGGGTCAGTGGTGGGGACTGGTCGTTCACCGGGATGCCGGGTGCGGATCTGCGGAGGGCCTCGTTCAGCGGGGTGCGGTTGCACGACGTGGATCTGAGCGGGGCCAAGTGTGCTGGGGCTGCGTTCACCGAGGTGGACCTGTCCGACGCCTGGTTGCACGGCGCGGACTTCAGCGGGGCGGATCTGCGTGGGGCCGATTTGTCCGGTGTCGACCCGACTTCCGTCACCCTGACCGGGGCACGCATCGAGCCCGAACAGGCGGTGACGATCGCGCTCGCGCTCGGCTTTCGGATCGGCTGA
- a CDS encoding FAD-dependent oxidoreductase: MSGAGLRVVARVGSARAHAIQDFLTRNQVQFDVGVDPGASDAVVVHLPGGGVLNGPSLIELATALGLTDEAEPGDHDLVVVGGGPAGLSAAVYSACEGLRVVVVEDDTPGGQAGSTSRIENYLGFPAGLSGGDLARRALAQARRFGVRWLSARRATGLRRDGELWTVHTDDGTTARGTAVLVATGMRWRTLDVPGAAELAGLGVYHGASTIAADDHAFVLGAGNSAGQAALHLAEHGTLVTLVVRGPSLGDSPMSRYLVNRIAESPAIEVLTGTTVEAVRGEGRLAEVVLRRGGAVEVRPGTALYVLIGMTPCTGWLGGQAVTDARGFLVTGTDLLRIEGAWPLARAPLLTETTLPGVFAAGDVRSGTVKRIGSAIGQGAVAGEAVLEYVKDAAAPRVPEQVSSFDLLDADHDGWLREEDLATFARRLVAAFDEPPESVRAARVHSACQEFWTSLTRVTGREEVDRAVFADLAREVDFAPLADAVLLLSDTDADGSVTLGEFQRLLAALGAPAESATAAFRVLDQDGTGYLDTTRLAAGGALLGGR, translated from the coding sequence GTGAGCGGAGCGGGGCTGCGGGTCGTGGCGCGGGTGGGGTCGGCTCGGGCGCATGCGATCCAGGACTTCCTGACGCGCAACCAGGTGCAGTTCGACGTGGGGGTGGACCCCGGAGCGTCCGACGCCGTCGTGGTGCACCTGCCCGGCGGTGGGGTGCTGAACGGTCCCAGCCTGATCGAGCTGGCCACCGCGTTGGGGCTCACGGACGAAGCCGAGCCCGGCGACCACGACCTGGTCGTGGTCGGCGGCGGGCCGGCGGGGCTCTCGGCGGCGGTGTACTCGGCGTGTGAGGGGCTGCGGGTGGTGGTCGTCGAGGACGACACCCCCGGCGGCCAGGCCGGCTCGACCTCCCGCATCGAGAACTACCTGGGGTTCCCGGCGGGCCTGTCCGGCGGGGACCTGGCCCGCCGCGCCCTGGCCCAGGCCCGGCGGTTCGGCGTGCGGTGGCTCTCGGCGCGACGGGCCACCGGTCTGCGCCGCGACGGCGAGCTGTGGACCGTGCACACCGACGACGGCACCACCGCCCGCGGCACGGCGGTGCTGGTGGCGACGGGGATGCGGTGGCGGACCCTGGACGTGCCCGGCGCGGCGGAGCTGGCCGGGTTGGGCGTCTACCACGGGGCGAGCACCATCGCCGCCGACGACCACGCCTTCGTGCTGGGCGCGGGCAACTCGGCCGGTCAGGCGGCGCTGCACCTGGCCGAGCACGGGACGCTGGTGACCTTGGTGGTGCGCGGGCCTTCCCTGGGGGACAGCCCCATGTCGCGCTACCTCGTCAACCGGATCGCGGAGTCGCCGGCGATCGAGGTGCTGACCGGCACGACGGTCGAGGCCGTGCGCGGTGAGGGACGGCTGGCAGAGGTCGTGCTGCGCCGGGGTGGTGCCGTGGAGGTCCGGCCGGGCACAGCGCTGTACGTGCTCATCGGCATGACCCCGTGCACGGGCTGGCTGGGCGGCCAGGCCGTCACCGACGCGCGGGGCTTCCTGGTCACCGGCACCGACCTGCTCAGGATCGAAGGCGCGTGGCCGTTGGCACGGGCCCCGTTGCTGACCGAGACGACCCTGCCGGGCGTCTTCGCGGCGGGCGACGTGCGGTCGGGCACGGTCAAGCGGATCGGCTCCGCGATCGGGCAGGGCGCGGTGGCCGGTGAGGCGGTCCTGGAGTACGTGAAGGACGCCGCCGCGCCGCGTGTGCCCGAGCAGGTGTCGTCGTTCGACCTGCTGGACGCCGACCACGACGGGTGGTTGCGGGAAGAGGACCTGGCCACGTTCGCCCGCCGCCTGGTGGCCGCGTTCGACGAGCCGCCGGAGTCCGTGCGGGCGGCCCGGGTGCACTCGGCGTGCCAGGAGTTCTGGACGTCCCTCACCCGCGTCACCGGGCGGGAGGAGGTCGACCGGGCGGTGTTCGCGGACCTGGCGCGGGAGGTGGACTTCGCGCCCCTGGCGGACGCGGTGCTGCTGCTGTCGGACACCGACGCGGACGGCTCGGTGACCTTGGGCGAGTTCCAGCGCCTGCTGGCCGCGCTGGGCGCGCCGGCCGAGTCCGCGACGGCCGCGTTCCGGGTTCTCGACCAGGACGGCACCGGCTACCTGGACACGACCCGGCTGGCCGCGGGTGGAGCGCTGCTGGGCGGGCGGTGA
- a CDS encoding APH(3') family aminoglycoside O-phosphotransferase, protein MNRRARLGRVWERVTIGQSGAAVSRRAGVYRKTSDVEDLVGEGERLVWLRVQGIPAAEVLECEPGLLVTAEVPGRSAAEPWPDPDRIVDSLADFTRALHALPVADCPFDRSLAVTVPEALAADPDLDDLDDERAGWTRDRLVAELLATRPADEDLVVCHGDLSVPNVLFDPETGDVTGVVDAGRLGVADRWLDLAIATRSLVDERNSQYGPDAAARYLERCGTEPDPAKTAFYRLLDEFF, encoded by the coding sequence TTGAACCGCCGTGCGAGGCTGGGACGCGTGTGGGAACGCGTGACGATCGGCCAGTCCGGCGCGGCGGTCAGCCGGCGCGCCGGCGTCTACCGGAAGACCTCGGACGTCGAGGACCTGGTGGGCGAGGGCGAGCGCCTGGTGTGGTTGCGCGTGCAGGGGATCCCGGCCGCCGAGGTGCTGGAGTGCGAGCCGGGCCTGCTGGTGACGGCGGAGGTCCCGGGCAGGTCGGCGGCGGAGCCGTGGCCGGACCCGGACCGGATCGTGGACTCCCTCGCCGACTTCACCAGGGCCCTGCACGCCCTGCCGGTCGCGGACTGCCCGTTCGACCGGTCCCTGGCGGTGACCGTGCCGGAAGCCTTGGCCGCGGACCCCGACCTGGACGACCTGGACGACGAACGCGCCGGCTGGACCCGCGACCGGCTCGTGGCGGAGCTGCTCGCCACCCGCCCGGCCGACGAGGACCTGGTGGTGTGCCACGGGGACCTGTCCGTGCCGAACGTCCTGTTCGACCCGGAGACCGGCGACGTGACGGGCGTGGTCGACGCGGGCCGGCTGGGCGTGGCGGACCGGTGGCTGGACCTCGCCATCGCGACCAGATCCCTGGTCGACGAACGCAACTCCCAGTACGGCCCGGACGCGGCGGCCCGCTACCTCGAGCGCTGCGGAACCGAGCCGGACCCCGCGAAAACCGCCTTCTACCGCCTGCTGGACGAGTTCTTCTGA
- a CDS encoding ABC transporter permease: MIGLSGRLRSALIIGGQGIRARKLRTFLSMVSLFMGVLAVVAVQAGAEIANRAMLADVELNMGKDGTRQLYLPPDADVDTVLEVVRGRSDAVALTSAQAIIGEPGVKPVNEGGGPVDEPGGYGPRLACDQNGCRELSDGNEDAPSGQAVELQLVGLTGDVRTFKPFRTTSGQWLDFGGDPSLAPRLVLNAKAAKAFERYRVPAEMRLTGGTTNATPRFIGVVEDGGYQPTAYVRSDELANWLPTSGLSDGRSGPGIQVLMSPSASDVEHALRARLVAGGTPADQIHVNTVNTLERMSTELKLMRLIFLGMAALVLLIGVAGILNVGLATVGERVEEFALRRAVGTPRLLLAGIVLAETLLTGLLTAAAAIGVGIVGLRVGASVFGSRFPSLEGVAFPWQAGVAGVVAGLVAGVLGGLVPALRAARIPISTVMRA; encoded by the coding sequence GTGATCGGGCTGTCCGGGCGCCTGCGGTCGGCGCTGATCATCGGTGGCCAGGGCATCCGCGCCCGCAAGCTGCGCACGTTCCTGTCCATGGTGAGCCTGTTCATGGGCGTGCTCGCGGTGGTCGCGGTGCAGGCCGGCGCGGAGATCGCCAACCGCGCCATGCTGGCCGACGTCGAGCTGAACATGGGCAAGGACGGCACCCGCCAGCTGTACCTGCCGCCCGACGCCGACGTGGACACCGTGCTGGAGGTCGTGCGCGGCCGGTCCGACGCGGTCGCCCTGACCAGCGCGCAGGCGATCATCGGCGAACCGGGCGTCAAACCGGTCAACGAGGGCGGCGGCCCGGTGGACGAACCCGGCGGCTACGGCCCGCGCCTGGCGTGCGACCAGAACGGCTGCCGCGAGCTGTCCGACGGCAACGAGGACGCGCCCAGCGGCCAGGCGGTCGAGCTGCAACTGGTCGGCCTGACCGGCGACGTCCGCACGTTCAAGCCGTTCCGCACGACCTCCGGGCAGTGGCTGGACTTCGGCGGCGACCCGTCCCTGGCGCCCCGCCTGGTGCTCAACGCCAAGGCGGCCAAGGCGTTCGAGCGCTACCGGGTGCCCGCCGAGATGCGGCTGACCGGCGGGACCACCAACGCCACCCCGCGCTTCATCGGCGTGGTCGAGGACGGCGGCTACCAGCCCACCGCCTACGTCCGGTCCGACGAGCTGGCCAACTGGCTGCCGACCAGCGGCCTGAGCGACGGGCGCAGCGGTCCGGGCATCCAGGTCCTGATGTCGCCGTCCGCCTCCGACGTGGAGCACGCCCTGCGCGCCCGCCTGGTCGCCGGCGGCACGCCCGCCGACCAGATCCACGTCAACACGGTCAACACCCTGGAACGCATGTCCACCGAGCTGAAGCTGATGCGCCTGATCTTCCTCGGCATGGCCGCGCTGGTGCTGCTGATCGGCGTCGCGGGCATCCTCAACGTCGGCCTGGCCACGGTCGGCGAGCGGGTCGAGGAGTTCGCGCTGCGGCGGGCCGTGGGCACGCCCCGGTTGCTGCTGGCGGGCATCGTCCTGGCGGAAACCCTGCTCACCGGCCTGCTCACGGCGGCGGCGGCGATCGGCGTGGGGATCGTCGGGCTGCGGGTGGGCGCGTCGGTGTTCGGGTCGCGGTTCCCGTCCCTGGAGGGCGTGGCCTTCCCGTGGCAGGCGGGCGTCGCCGGTGTCGTGGCGGGCCTGGTCGCGGGCGTGCTGGGCGGGTTGGTCCCCGCGCTGCGGGCCGCGCGCATCCCGATCTCGACGGTCATGCGGGCGTAA
- a CDS encoding ABC transporter ATP-binding protein gives MTGPARTPLIQLTGVTKTLKGQQEPRTILAGVDLTVHSGESIAILGRSGSGKSTLLSVIGLFDRPDDGRYLLGDRDITRLPERKAASLRSAEFGFVFQRFFLLKHLTAAQNVAMALVNGQGWLSRRKRRAKVLAALDRVGIAHLAKHKPPRLSGGEQQRVAIARALVREPRVLLADEPTGALDTETGNLVVEVLRATTDQGCGLVLVTHDRDHAAKMSRVLRLADGVLNPADSRPGERVVA, from the coding sequence GTGACCGGACCCGCCCGAACCCCGCTCATCCAGCTCACCGGCGTCACCAAAACCCTGAAGGGCCAGCAGGAGCCGCGCACCATCCTCGCCGGCGTGGACCTCACCGTCCACAGTGGAGAGTCGATCGCCATCCTCGGCCGTTCCGGCTCCGGCAAGTCCACCCTGCTCAGCGTCATCGGCCTGTTCGACCGCCCCGACGACGGCCGCTACCTCCTCGGCGACCGCGACATCACGCGGCTGCCCGAGCGCAAGGCCGCGAGCCTGCGCAGTGCCGAGTTCGGGTTCGTGTTCCAGCGCTTCTTCCTGCTCAAGCACCTCACCGCCGCGCAGAACGTGGCCATGGCGCTGGTCAACGGCCAGGGCTGGCTGTCGCGCCGCAAGCGCCGGGCCAAGGTGCTGGCCGCGCTGGACCGGGTCGGCATCGCCCACCTCGCCAAGCACAAGCCGCCGCGCCTGTCCGGCGGCGAGCAGCAACGGGTCGCGATCGCCCGCGCCCTGGTCCGCGAACCCCGCGTCCTGCTCGCCGACGAACCGACCGGAGCGCTGGACACCGAGACCGGCAACCTGGTCGTCGAGGTCCTGCGCGCGACCACCGACCAGGGCTGCGGCCTGGTGCTGGTCACCCACGACCGCGACCACGCCGCCAAGATGAGCCGCGTGCTGCGCCTGGCCGACGGCGTGCTCAACCCGGCCGACAGCCGACCCGGCGAGCGGGTGGTCGCGTGA